One genomic segment of Desulforamulus reducens MI-1 includes these proteins:
- a CDS encoding AAA family ATPase: protein MLKEISLGLGAALLVFGVVAGYDITPFIFLLAFGGALYYLTNAKTGLKSGIGKASTIPKRQEISFEDIGGQSSAIKELKEALDFIKNYQEIKRLGIRPLKGIIMTGPPGTGKTLMARAAASYTDSIFVSASGSDFVEMYAGVGAQRVRKIFQTARESAIKQKKKSGIIFIDEVEVLASKRGQNASHMEYDQTLNALLVEMDGLKVDDNVRLLIMAATNRVDMMDPALLRPGRFDRQVKVDLPDKNGRLEILKLHTSNKPLAQNVDLLQVARETFGFSGAHLESLTNEAAILAMREGLKEIYHRHFHEAVDKVIMGEKLDRRPNPEELKRVAVHETGHALMSELSRPGSVSALTVTPRGGALGYMRQTPEDDTFLYTKDYLENQIAVMLAGAVAEEVIYGNRSTGASNDYEKALQTAETIIRSGMSRLGVVSLENLPGDLKHNVVSEILKEQEQRVMNYITSHKEFLILTMDVLLEKEKISGEDFRSLLHSQTAA from the coding sequence TTGCTGAAAGAAATTAGTTTAGGTTTAGGTGCGGCACTACTAGTATTTGGAGTGGTAGCAGGATATGATATTACCCCTTTTATCTTTTTGCTTGCCTTTGGAGGAGCACTGTATTATCTAACTAATGCCAAAACGGGGCTAAAGTCTGGGATTGGTAAAGCATCCACTATACCGAAACGTCAGGAAATATCCTTTGAAGACATTGGAGGACAGTCTTCTGCCATTAAAGAATTGAAGGAAGCCCTTGATTTTATAAAGAACTATCAAGAAATTAAGCGTTTAGGAATTCGCCCTCTGAAGGGAATTATTATGACAGGCCCTCCAGGTACCGGTAAAACCTTAATGGCCCGAGCTGCTGCCAGCTATACTGATTCAATTTTTGTTTCGGCCAGTGGTTCTGATTTTGTAGAAATGTATGCTGGTGTGGGAGCACAAAGGGTTCGCAAGATATTTCAAACGGCCAGGGAATCTGCCATCAAACAAAAGAAGAAGAGTGGGATTATTTTTATAGATGAAGTTGAGGTATTGGCGTCTAAAAGAGGACAAAATGCCAGCCATATGGAATATGATCAAACTTTAAATGCGTTGTTGGTAGAAATGGATGGTCTAAAAGTTGATGATAATGTACGACTTCTAATTATGGCTGCCACCAACCGAGTGGATATGATGGACCCTGCATTGTTACGTCCAGGAAGATTTGACCGTCAGGTTAAGGTTGATTTGCCGGATAAAAATGGCAGATTAGAAATCTTAAAGCTTCACACCAGTAATAAGCCACTGGCACAAAATGTGGACCTATTACAGGTGGCTAGGGAAACCTTTGGTTTTTCCGGGGCACACCTAGAGAGTCTGACCAATGAAGCTGCTATCTTGGCAATGAGAGAAGGGTTAAAGGAAATTTATCACCGACACTTCCATGAAGCAGTTGATAAGGTTATTATGGGCGAAAAGTTAGACCGTCGACCTAATCCTGAAGAACTGAAACGGGTGGCGGTCCACGAAACCGGTCATGCTTTGATGAGTGAACTGTCCAGACCCGGATCTGTGTCTGCCCTTACTGTAACGCCCCGAGGGGGAGCTCTAGGCTATATGCGACAAACCCCCGAGGATGATACCTTTCTATATACTAAGGATTATTTGGAGAATCAAATAGCTGTTATGCTGGCCGGTGCAGTGGCCGAGGAAGTTATTTACGGCAATCGAAGCACAGGTGCATCTAATGATTATGAGAAAGCTTTGCAGACGGCAGAAACCATAATTAGATCAGGTATGTCGAGACTTGGTGTTGTGAGTTTAGAAAATTTACCCGGAGATCTTAAGCATAACGTGGTATCTGAAATTCTCAAAGAGCAGGAACAGAGGGTTATGAATTATATAACCAGTCACAAAGAATTCCTAATATTAACCATGGATGTTTTGCTGGAGAAAGAAAAAATTTCTGGAGAAGATTTTAGAAGCTTGCTACATTCCCAGACGGCTGCATAA
- the pgsA gene encoding CDP-diacylglycerol--glycerol-3-phosphate 3-phosphatidyltransferase: MNLPNRLTLARMFLIPVFLAVVTLRIKYGDIIAAGVFILAASTDGLDGYIARKNKQVTTLGKFMDPLADKLLVSAALIVLVELDKLSAWVAIIIIGREFMVTGLRAIAATEGVVISASKLGKWKTVTQIVAIVAMFLHNITFQFLGFDLGKIAMAVAVFFTLWSGIDYMAKGWHLLKKEEY, translated from the coding sequence ATGAATTTACCGAACCGGTTGACTCTGGCAAGAATGTTTTTAATTCCTGTTTTTTTGGCAGTGGTTACTTTAAGAATTAAATATGGCGATATAATAGCTGCTGGGGTTTTTATTTTAGCTGCTAGTACCGATGGTCTTGACGGTTACATTGCGAGAAAAAATAAACAAGTAACCACCCTTGGTAAATTTATGGATCCACTGGCGGATAAACTTTTGGTATCGGCGGCTCTTATTGTCCTGGTGGAGTTGGACAAATTGTCAGCTTGGGTTGCTATAATCATTATAGGACGTGAATTTATGGTGACCGGCCTTAGGGCAATAGCAGCAACAGAGGGTGTGGTCATCTCTGCCAGTAAACTGGGGAAGTGGAAAACGGTAACCCAAATTGTTGCTATTGTGGCTATGTTTTTGCATAATATAACCTTTCAATTTTTAGGGTTTGATTTGGGGAAAATTGCAATGGCTGTGGCGGTTTTCTTTACCCTTTGGTCTGGAATCGACTATATGGCCAAAGGATGGCACCTGCTAAAAAAAGAAGAGTACTAG
- the rimO gene encoding 30S ribosomal protein S12 methylthiotransferase RimO, with protein sequence MPSIGLLSLGCPKNLVDSEVMLGLLRENNFTITNNEANADALIVNTCGFIESAKEESIRHIFELAQYKERGKCKALIVTGCLAQRYSKELLEEIPEIDVILGPGHVSNIVEVVNHALEGKDRHTRVEDLLYIYDEHSPRLLSTPSYTAYVKIAEGCDNRCAYCAIPDIRGKFRSRPIESIEAEVKDLVEKGVREIILIAQDTTRYGLDLYGEYRLDQLLERLGPIQGLQWIRLLYCYPNRFTDQLIKAMAENPNICKYIDLPMQHAANDILRAMKRPVTKQQARILIQKLRTEIPGIVIRTSFIVGFPGETEEHFKELLDFMEEVKFDRAGVFTYSQEEGTPAAEMPNQIHGRIKQERYHRAMKLQREISLSQNQKRIGQEIEVVVEEVTDQSKGVYTGRSSYDAPEIDGTVEFTSSRPLRIGDFVKVKINRALEYDLMGELAQ encoded by the coding sequence ATGCCCTCTATCGGATTATTAAGCTTGGGATGCCCAAAAAACCTGGTGGATTCAGAGGTTATGCTAGGTCTACTCCGGGAAAATAATTTTACAATAACCAATAACGAAGCAAATGCCGATGCTTTAATTGTTAACACATGCGGCTTTATTGAATCCGCCAAGGAAGAATCCATACGGCATATCTTTGAATTGGCACAATATAAGGAGAGGGGCAAATGTAAGGCGCTTATTGTTACAGGCTGTTTAGCACAAAGATATTCAAAGGAACTACTGGAAGAAATTCCAGAAATTGATGTTATCCTTGGTCCAGGACATGTCAGTAATATTGTAGAAGTAGTTAATCACGCTTTGGAAGGCAAGGATAGACACACCCGAGTCGAGGACCTTTTATATATCTATGATGAGCATTCGCCCCGTTTGTTAAGTACACCCTCTTATACTGCCTACGTAAAAATTGCAGAGGGTTGTGATAACCGGTGCGCTTACTGCGCTATACCGGATATCCGAGGTAAATTCCGTAGCAGGCCCATTGAATCCATTGAAGCAGAAGTTAAGGATTTGGTGGAAAAGGGCGTGAGAGAGATTATTTTAATTGCCCAAGACACCACACGTTACGGGTTGGATTTATACGGTGAATATCGACTGGACCAGTTATTAGAAAGATTGGGACCCATCCAGGGTCTTCAATGGATTCGATTACTATATTGTTACCCTAATCGTTTTACGGATCAATTAATTAAGGCTATGGCGGAAAACCCCAATATATGTAAATACATTGATTTACCAATGCAGCATGCAGCAAATGATATTTTGAGGGCTATGAAACGCCCTGTTACGAAACAACAAGCACGGATACTTATTCAAAAGTTACGAACTGAAATACCAGGTATTGTTATTCGGACATCTTTCATTGTTGGTTTCCCAGGGGAAACTGAGGAACATTTTAAAGAACTACTAGATTTTATGGAAGAAGTAAAATTTGATAGGGCTGGTGTATTTACATATTCTCAGGAGGAAGGAACCCCGGCAGCAGAAATGCCTAATCAAATTCATGGCAGAATAAAACAAGAACGTTATCATAGGGCGATGAAATTGCAAAGGGAGATATCCCTTTCGCAAAATCAGAAAAGAATTGGCCAAGAAATAGAAGTTGTAGTTGAAGAGGTAACGGACCAAAGCAAAGGGGTTTATACCGGTCGTTCTTCCTATGATGCGCCGGAGATTGATGGTACCGTAGAATTTACCAGTTCAAGACCATTACGGATTGGTGATTTTGTTAAAGTAAAGATTAATAGGGCATTAGAGTATGATTTGATGGGAGAGTTGGCCCAATGA
- a CDS encoding YajQ family cyclic di-GMP-binding protein, whose product MAKENSFDIVSRVDMQEVLNAVNQALREIETRFDFRGSKSRIIFENKPEITLISDDDFKLRNVIDILESKLIKRGINLKALRYGKVESAAGDTVRQVVTLVQGIEQDIAKKIVKAIKDSKVKVQASVQGDQVRVSGKNRDDLQLAINVVKGTELDIPVEFTNYRTI is encoded by the coding sequence ATGGCTAAAGAGAATAGTTTTGATATTGTCAGCCGTGTGGATATGCAGGAAGTACTTAATGCTGTGAATCAGGCGTTAAGGGAAATAGAAACCCGTTTTGATTTTAGAGGAAGTAAAAGTAGAATTATTTTTGAAAATAAACCCGAGATAACTTTAATTAGTGATGACGATTTTAAACTTCGTAACGTAATTGATATACTGGAAAGTAAACTTATTAAGCGGGGAATCAACCTAAAAGCTCTTCGATATGGTAAAGTAGAATCTGCTGCTGGAGATACTGTACGACAGGTAGTGACCCTAGTGCAGGGCATAGAACAAGATATTGCTAAAAAGATTGTTAAAGCTATAAAAGATAGTAAGGTAAAAGTTCAAGCATCTGTACAAGGTGATCAGGTAAGGGTTTCTGGAAAGAACAGGGATGATTTGCAACTAGCAATCAATGTTGTTAAGGGGACGGAACTGGATATACCAGTTGAGTTTACAAATTATAGAACCATTTAG